The Motacilla alba alba isolate MOTALB_02 chromosome 27, Motacilla_alba_V1.0_pri, whole genome shotgun sequence genome includes a window with the following:
- the CISD3 gene encoding LOW QUALITY PROTEIN: CDGSH iron-sulfur domain-containing protein 3, mitochondrial (The sequence of the model RefSeq protein was modified relative to this genomic sequence to represent the inferred CDS: deleted 1 base in 1 codon) produces MLRPRPAALVPLMRAAGGRRRCREPSGGARVPSLCSAPPPQPVIAAKEPFPVELQAGKTYGWCACGHSKRQPFCDGAHKKEAPGLSPLRFTPAQSGPALLCGCKRTRSPPYCDGSHRGDEVQAAPLPPRA; encoded by the exons ATGCTGCGGCCCAGACCGGCCGCGCTCGTTCCGCTGATGAGGGCGGCGGGGGGGCGG CGCCGGTGCCGGGAGCCCTCGGGGGGGGCGCGGGTCCCGTCGCTCTGCTCCGCGCCCCCCCCGCAGCCGGTGATCGCCGCCAAGGAGCCGTTCCCGGTGGAGCTGCAGGCGGGGAAAACCTACGGCTGGTGCGCCTGCGGGCACAGCAAGCGCCAG CCCTTCTGTGACGGTGCCCACAAGAAGGAGgccccggggctgtccccgctGCGCTTCACCCCTGCGCAAAGCGGCCCCGCGCTGCTCTGCGGCTGCAAACGCACCCGGAGCCCCCCGTACTGCGACGGCTCCCACCGCGGGGACGAGGTGCAGGCGGCGCCGCTGCCCCCCCGAGCCTGA